The segment GCTGGATCGCCTGGTAGAAGAGCAGGGCCCTGACGCTAATATCGTCTATCTGTGGGTAGATGGATTCCCGCCAATGGTTCGCCGGAATGCGGTATATCAAGAAACCCTGAAGAGCAATCCGGGCATCAAAGAGATTGAACGCTTTGGCGTAGCGAGCAGCGATACTTCTATAGAAACACAGAATGCTGTAGCGGCTATGCTGACGAAGCATCCGAAAGGCGAGATTGACGCAATCTTCGCGACTTGGGACGCCTTCGCGATTGGCGCTGCAAGAGCGATCAATGAAGCCGGACGCAATGAGATCAAGATCTACGGCATCGACGTATCTAACGCGGATCTTGAAATTATGCAGAAGCCGGACAGCCCATGGACAGCTACGGCTGCGGTGGATCCCAAGACCATCGGCGCGGTGAATGTACGTTTGCTGGCGAAGAAGCTGGCCGGTGAAGAGACACCTTCCACGTACAGCCTTCCCGCCACACTGATTGACCAGGCGAGCCTGGCAAAGTCTGAGGAGCCTGTGAATATGAGCAGTCTTGCGAATTTGATTCCTGGCTGGGGAACCAGCACGGATTTTGAAGAGGACTGGATGAAAGCCTTGAAAGAAGTTTACGGTAATTAATATGCCGCCCGGCGCTCTTATCCAATAGGATAGGAGCGCCCATTTTAATGAGGGGAGAAGGTGAATCATCATGTCAGGCACCCGTCTGTCTGCCGAACCGCAAAGGAAGGATACGGCAGCCCCGTTGCTGGAGATGAAGGGCATCTCGATTTCATTTCCGGGAGTAAAGGCGTTATCGGATGTGAATTTTGAACTGCAGGCCGGAAGAGCCCATGCGCTGATCGGCGCGAATGGAGCCGGCAAATCCACCCTGATGAAGATTCTGGCAGGTGCGTACAGCCACTATAAGGGTGAGATTGTGGTGGAGGGCAGCAAGGCTGTCATTGCTTCACCGCGAGATGCTAAGGATCTCGGCATTCAGGTTGTGTATCAGGAGGTCGATACGGCTCTGATCCCGAATCTGACTGTTGCCGAGAACATTATGCTGGAGTCTATGGTACATAGCATGAAGGGAAGCCATGTCATCCGCTGGCAGGCACTGCACGAGCAGGCGCAGGCCGCACTTGCGCGGATGAATGTCTATATCTCCACACGAAAGCTCGTACAGGAATTGACCCTGGCGGAGAAGCAAATGGTGCTGATTGCCCGTTCGGTGATCAAGCAATGCCGCATTCTGGTGCTGGACGAGCCGACAGCACCGCTGAGCCGCAGCGAAACAGATCAGCTCTTCAAGCTGGTGCGCAAGCTGAAGGGAGAAGGCGTCAGTGTCATCTTCATCTCCCATCGTCTCCCGGAGTTGTATGAAATCTGTGACGATATTACGATTCTCCGAGACGGTCAGCGGGTAACCTCTGATGTCATCCACAACCTGACCCAGGAGGAGATCGTCGAGCATATGCTGAATGCCCGGATGGAGCAGCAGTTTCCGCTTCGCAAGAAGGTGAAGGGGGAGGCTGCCTTGACCGTCAGTCATTTGTCCGACCGCGAAGGCAAGGTCAGTGATGTAAGCTTCACGATGCACCAGGGAGAAATTATCGGCCTGGCCGGACTCGTTGGTGCTGGGAAGACCGAGCTGTGCCGGGCCTTGTTCGGGGCTGCCAAGCATTCCGGCGAGGTGGTGCTGAATGGCCGCAGGCTGCGGATTTCAACCCCGCACGATGCAGTGCGCCAGGGGCTGGCGCTGGTGCCGGAGGAACGGCGGCGCGAAGGCATTTTTGTCGAGGAATCGGTATCCGTGAATCTGACGGCAGCGATGCTGTCGAGGTTCTGCCGGTGGGGCTCCTGGATCAGCTTCAAGAAGGAGGCGCAGTCCTCCGAGATGATTATCGACAGCCTGGGGATCAAGACCCCGGGCGGCCATACGAAGACGGGGAGCTTGTCCGGCGGCAATCAGCAGAAGGTAGCCATCGGCAAGTGGCTGCTGGTAGATGCCGATGTTTACATGTTCGATGAGCCGACCAAGGGAGTGGATGTCGGCGCGAAGCGGGACATTTTCGAGCTGGTGGCGGAGCTGGCGGCACGCGGCAAATGCGTGCTGTACGCTTCCAGTGAGCTGTCCGAAATCATGGGCATTTCCGACCGGGTCTACGTCATGTATGACGGCCGGATTGTCAAGGAGCTGGAAACATCGAACAGCAGCGAGGAAGAGCTGCTTCTGTATTGCACTGGAGGGGGATTAACGACATGAATACATCAGCGGGTGCCCGGAACAAGCCGGCACAGAGCGCATTTGATTTTTTGTACAAATATGGAACCTTGATCACGGTCGTCGTGCTGATTGCGGTATTCGGCCTTTTGAATGAGAACTTCCTCAGCTCGGGAAACGTCATTAACATTCTGCGCTCAATCTCCATTGTGACCATTATTGCCGTGGGATTGACGGTATCTCTCGCGGTTGGGGGCTTTGATCTCTCCGTCGGCTCTACAGCCTCCCTGGCCAATGCGCTGGTCATTTCCTTCTTCGTCTGGCACGGGCAAAATATAGGCGTCGGCATCGTGCTGACACTGATCTTCTGTCTGGTGGTCGGCGTGATTAATGCGTTTCTCGTCATTAATTTCAAAATTCAGGATATGCTGATGACGCTGGCCACGATGTTCGTGTTTCAGGGCGTCGCCTTAACCTATACACGGGGTGCTACCGTATCGCAGAACATGATTATGCCAAGCGGTGAGTACGCTGAGGGCCGAATTCCCGGATTATTCGAAAAAATCGGCCAAGTGCCATGGATCATCGTTATCATGCTGCTCGTCGTGGTCATCGTGCACCTGTTCCTGACCTACACCAAGCACGGCCGCTACATGTACATGATCGGCGGCAACCGTGAGGCTGCCGAGCTGTCCGGCATCGCGGTCAGCCGATACCGGCTGACGGCGTACCTGCTTTCGGCACTATTTGCGGCCATCGGCGGAATCATCCTGGGTGCCCGCGTTATGAACGCGGAGGTCAATGCAGGCGGTCCGTATTTAATGGATGCTGTAGCGGCCGCCTTTATCGGCTATTCCGTGCTTGGGTCCGGCAAACCGAATGCGCTGGGAACCTTTGTCGGCGCTGTGCTGATCGGGATTCTGCAGAACGGCCTCATTATGATGTCGGTTCCTTACTACGCTATGGATATCGTAAAGGGCTCCGTGCTGGCGCTGGCGCTTGCGGTGACGTATTACAAGAAGAAGCATTAAAGAGATCAGGCCGTCTTTTCCAGAGACGGTCTTTTTGCCGTCTTTTTACACCTCTCTGCGGTTAGAGATTTAGCTGCCGGTCATTGACGGCTGGGAGCGGTATTCATTATGCTAGGAGAAGCTGACATGAATGCACAGCATTTTGTTGAAAGGGGATCACCGTGAGAAAGACGACCTTTGTACAGCCGGACCCTCAGAGCTGGCTGCAGACCTTCCATTTTGCATTTCCTATCAGAATCCGTTACTGTGAGACCGACATGCTCGGACATGTGAATAACGTGAGCTATTTCATGTACTTCGAACAAGGGCGGATTGAATATTTTGAGCATTTGGGACTGACGGAGGAGCTGTTTAGCCAAAAGGCGGTTTCTGTGGTTGCAGACCTGGAGTGTCAGTATCTGGCACAGCTCTATCTGAAGGATCCGCTGATGCTGCATGTGAAGGTAGCGGAGATTGGCCGCTCCTCCATGGATGTGCAGTATGCGGTGGTGGTTGAGGATCAGCTGAAGGCGGCCGGACGTGGAACCATCGTGCTGATCGACACCGAAAGCGGTAAGAGCAAGCCGGTTTCGGAGCATGCCCGGAAGATCATTGAACACTTTGAAGGACGAGCCCCGGCTTAGAGAGACCTCCCGGAAATTGATCATGGAAAGGATGCGTTGTGATTGTTACAGGTGCGATTCGGAATTATTGGAACCAACTGGATTACAGAACGTTTTATTCAGGCCGCGATGGAGAATGACCGGTTTACCTTGACTGCCGTGTACTCTCGGACAGCGGAGAAGGGATCAGAGTTCGCTTCGAAATATGATCCTCGTCCGGCGGTATATACAGACATCTCGGAAATGGCTGCGAGCCCCGATGTGGACGCGGTGTATATCGCGAGTCCCAATTCGTTTCACGCAGAGCAGGCCATTCTGTGCATGAAGGCAGGCAAGCATGTGCTGTGTGAGAAGCCGCTGGCTTCTAATACTGCCGAGGTTCAGGCGATGGTGGATGCTGCCCGGAACAGCAACGTGCTGCTCATGGAGGGCATGAAGTCCACACAGATGCCGAATTTCAAAGCGGTTCGCGATCATTTGTACAAGCTGGGGCGTATTCGGCGTTATGTGGCTTCATATGGCCAATATTCTTCGCGCTATGATGCTTTCCTTGCAGGCACGGTGCTCAATGCGTTCAACCCGCAGTTCTCCAACGGCTCGCTGATGGATTTGGGCGTGTACTGCATCTACCCGGCGGCTGTGCTCTTCGGCAGACCGGAGTCCATCAAGTCGGAAGGGATTCTGCTCTCCTCCGGTGTGGACGGTGAGGGAAGCCTGCTGCTGCGCTATCCGGAGATGGATGCCGTGATCATGCATTCCAAGATCAGCGACTCCTATCTGCCGGCCGAAATCCAAGGCGAGAACGGGACGATGGTCATCGACAAAATCAATCAGCCGTACAACGTCAAGATTCATTACCGCGACGGCACGATTGAAGAGATCACACAAACCCAGACGCATGAGTCCATGTACTATGAGCTGGATGAATTTATCGACGTGCTGGAAGCCGGCAAGCGGGAGAGTGAGATCAACTCGCATGAGGCCTCCATCATTACCGCGGAAATCGCGGAGGAAGCCAGGCGCCAGATCGGTCTGGTGTATCCTGCCGATCAGCAGACCGCAGACAAGTAAATTATGAAGCAAAGCCGCTGATGGCGCTTACCTGCGTCAAGCGGCTTTTTTGTGTGTAAAAAATGGACGATAATGACAATCTATTCTCTATGCACTCAAATTTTGTATGGATATATGACAAATGTCATCCCTTGTTCTTGACGTTTATGACTGTGGAGCATGACAGGTCTTCACTATAATGTAAAGTAGAAAAGTATGCTGTGGAACCTTGGATCCCGGCTGCGCTATATTTTGAGGAGGAATTCATCATGGCTCAGGCTAATTCACTGTCCCATCTAAAGAAAAATGTCGCTCCCTACGAAAATATTGATACGAAGGCCAGCATTCGGCAGCTCATCAATACGCTGCTTCCATTGGTCGTCCTATGGTATTTGGCCTATCTAAGCCTGTCGGTATCGTACTGGCTGACACTGCCGATTGCTATGGTAGCGGCCGGCTTCGTGGTTCGTACCTTTATCATTTTTCATGACTGCTGCCACCAATCCTTCTTCAAAAGCCGCCGGGCCAATGAAATACTAGGCACGATTACCGGTGTCATCACGCTCTGTCCTTACCAGCAATGGAAAACAACACATTCCATCCACCATGCAACGAGCAGCAATCTCGATAAGAGAGGCATCGGTGACATTTGGGTGCTGACCGTAAGTGAATATGAGCAGGCCTCGTTCTGGACGAAGGTTCGTTACCGTATCTACCGGAATCCGCTGGTTATGTTTATCTTGGGACCGATCTTTATCTTCGTGATTGACTACCGCTTTAACCGCAAGGAAGCGAAGCGCAAGGAACGGATCAGCACGTACATTACGAATCTTTCTCTGGTTGGATTGTATGCATTGCTGTGCTGGGCAATCGGCTGGGAAGCGTTCCTGCTGGTGCAGGGTCCGGTCTTCCTGTTCTCCGGGATGATGGGCATCTGGCTGTTCTACGTACAGCACCAGTTTGAAGATACGTACTATGAGCATGATGAGGAATGGAGCTATGTGAACGCAGCGGTGGAAGGAAGCTCTTACTACAAGCTGCCGAAGGTGCTGCAATGGATTACCGGTAATATCGGCTTCCACCATGTGCATCATCTGAGCCCGAGAGTGCCGAATTACAATCTGGAGAAGGCGCATAATGCCACACCTCCCCTGCAAAAAGCAACGACCATCACGATGCGCACCAGCTTCAAAGCGCTCAGCTTCCGTCTATGGGATGAGGAAGCAAAGCTGTTCATCAGCTTCAAGGAGCTGCGGCAGCGCCGGCGGCAGAAGCAGCTGGATTCCGAGCGTGCGGTTACGAAGCTGAAGACAGGCACGAATTAAGACGGTAAACCTTGAATATCATTCATAACAAACGGTGGAATATGTTACTATATAAGATGATCAAGATGCGAAAAGGTGGGCGCCCAATGCAAAAGTGGTACCAGATTTTCCAGAAAAACACGGGGCTAAATCCTTACGTGTGGGTCGTCTTTTATATTCTGCCGTTTTATTTTATTTTCCGTTCGACCTCGACCTATCAGATTGTCATCGGTATTGTCATGATTTTGGCGTTCTTCTGCTGCTACGTGCTGTCGTTTCAGGCCAAGGGCTGGTTGATTTATTTCTGGACGAGCGTGCAGATTTTAATTTCGGTTACGATGTCTTTGCTCTTTGGCTATGTGTATTTCTCTTTATTTCTGGCCTTTTTCATCGGGAATATCCGGAACCGGGTCGGCTTCTTCACGCTGTACACCATCCATCTCATTGCTACGATTCTGACGGTCAACTACGGCTTTGTCTCCAAAAACCCGTTCTTTATCACGCAGCTGCCGTTCGTGCTGGTCAGTGTCGTAGCTGTGGTGCTGCTGCCGATCACGACGTTTAACCGCAACAACAATGACCGCCTGCAGGTTCAGCTGGAGGATGCTAACAAGAAAATTTCCGAGCTCGTCAAGCTGGAGGAGCGGCAGCGGATTGCAAGAGACCTTCATGATACGCTGGGACAGAAGCTGTCCTTGATCGGATTGAAGAGTGATCTCGCCGGCAAGCTGGTCATGAAGGATCCCGGCAGGGCTCAAGAGGAGATTCAGGATGTGCGCCAGACCGCGAGACTGGCCTTAAAGGAGGTCCGGGAGCTGGTCACCCAGATGAGGGGGACACGGCTGGTGGATGAGATGTTCCGGATACGGCAGATTCTCAAGGCGGCGCAGATTGAGCTTCATCTGGATGGAGATGCCGAAGACATCAATCTGTCATTGATGAACGAAAATGTACTGAGTATGTGCCTGAAGGAAGCAGTGACGAATATTGTCAAGCATAGCACTGCCCGGGAATGCTGGATCAGCGTCAAGCCGAATGCAACCGAGCTGGTTGTGTCCGTGCGGGACAACGGTGTCGGGTTCTCAGGCGAGAGAGCTTACACACGGGGAAATGGCCTGCGCGGCATGTGGGAGCGGCTGGAGTTCGTAAATGGAAGTATGGACATCAAGTCGGACCATGGGACCCTGCTTACACTGAGGGTGCCTCAGGTGTTGAAACAGCCCGGGAAGGAGGCAGGGATATGATTACGGTCGTCATTGCAGAAGATCAGAGGATGCTGCTGGGAGCACTGGCTTCGCTTCTGGATCTGGAGGAGGATATGCAGGTAGTGGGAACGGCTGGTAACGGAGAGGATGCGGTCAAGCTGGTGCATCTTCGTCAGCCGGACATCTGTATTATGGACATTGAAATGCCTCTGAAGAGCGGACTGGAAGCCGCCGAGGAGCTGCGGGGGCAAGGCTGCAAGATTATGATTCTGACAACCTTCGCGAGACCGGGGTATTTCGAGCGTGCCCTGAAGGCAGGAGCCCATGGCTATCTGCTGAAAGACAGTCCCAGTGAAGAGCTGGCTACGTCGATCCGAAGCATTATGCAGGGTCGCCGGATCTATGCGCCGGAGCTGGTGGATGAAGCGTACGGGGAAGAGAATCCGCTGACCCCGCGGGAGAAGGAAGTGCTGGGGCTGATCGCTGACGGCAAGAACACGAAGGAGATCGCCAGCGAGCTGTTTCTGACGACCGGCACAGTCCGTAATTATATCTCGGTCATTCTGGATAAGCTGGGTGTCAGCAACCGGATTGAAGCCATTACACGCTTTAAGGAAAAAGGCTGGTTCAAGTGAAGCCTCCCCTGAAGAAGTGAGCGGCATCCTATATAAGAGCAGGTCTGCAGGATAAACCGGGCGGACGCTGCTCTTTTTAATGTGGGTTGAGTAATGGAGCTACATGCTCCTGGAGAGCACAAGCGCACCGTATGCAAAAGCAGCCAGGATGACGAGGGCCGGATGGAGCTTGCGAATGTTCATCGCCCAGAAGGCTGCAGCAGCAATGCCAAGGCTCTGCAGCAGGCCGATGGAGGCCGCAGAGCTTTGGGCCATCTGCCAGGTCAGCACGGCCATCATGATGGCGATCACTGGCTGAACGAGCAGGGTCATGCCCTTGACGACCGGTGAGGTCCGGTGCTTCTGCAGCACCTTCAAGAGGATGATGAGCGCTGCCGCAGATGGAACCACGGTGGCCGTAAGTGCAGCGGCAAAGCCAACCCAGCCAGTCACCCCATATCCCACGTAGGCCGCGATCTTGGTGGCAATCGGACCAGGCAGTGAATTGCCGAGCGCGAGCATATTGGAGAACTCGTAATCACTCAGCCAGCCCCGCTGCGCCACAATATACTCATACATAAGCGGGATGGATGCCGGGCCGCCGCCATAGCCGAGGACGTTGGACACCAGAAAGCTTATAAATACCTGAAGCCATTCCAAGACTATTCCTCCTTCCGTGCTGCTCGCTGCCGCTTCCAGCGGGCGAGGAGCTTGTAGTGCATAGCCCCGTAAGCCAGAAACAGCATAATGACGACGGCGGGGTGAAGCTGGATCTGCTGCAGCAGCAGAAAGGCAATGATAAAAGAGAGACTGCCGGCAGCAAGGCCAAGTCCCTTGACGGCCTTTTCCCCGAATTCATAGGCCATGGTGCCGAGCATAACGGCGATGACCGGGGTCACGCCCGCAATCATGCCGGCAATGATGCTGGAGCTGCTGAGCACCTGGACGGCCGAGAACAGGGCAATCATGGCGAAGCAGGTCGGCAAAATATGTGACAGCACAGCGATGATTGCTCCCGGGGTCTTTTTTTGCTGGTAGCCAAGGTAGGCGGCCATCTTGGTAGCGATGGGTCCCGGAAGAGCGTTCGCGAGTGCCAAGGTTTCTCCGAACTCATCCAGGGTCAGCCATCCGTAACGGATGACAGCCTCATGGCGGATCAGCGGAATGACCGAGGGCCCACCCCCGTAGCCCAGAATCCCGGTTCGAAGCATGGCCAGACTTAGCTGCATATATACGTTAGAGTTTGATTTCACCGCAAAAATTCCTTTCTGTATCCTCTAGTTTCATGAACCATTGTCGCACACGCTCTACCTCATCCTGCTCCATGCCCAAGATCTTTCCGTCATATTGGCTCGACAGCAGGCTGACATGGAACGAGCGCAGCCTGCGCTTACGCTGAGCACGGGTGCTTCTCACGGTGAAGCTGACGACCTGCGGCCGCCGGACATAACGAGTATGGCGGGCGAGCCGACGTGTACGGAGCGTGAGTTGTTTTTCGTGCAGCGACATACCAGCATCGCGGAACGCCCAGATCGCGTGAAGCAGGGACAAGGGCAGCAGCAGCAGTGACCACAGGCCGAGATCCTCAAAGATCCAGATGCATCCGGCACTCAGTGCTGCTGCAAGCATCGCATCAGATCTTATATAAAGCCACAGTGCCCGGCGGGGAGGCGTAGTATCTATAGTCTGGGCTTGAAACTGGGGCACGATGCTGTTCATCAGGCTGTTAACCTCGCTGAGCCGAAGCATCGGATGGAGGACAAGCTGCTTGTCGTCACCCGAGGTCAGGACGTGAAGCCTTACTTCACTGTAACGGAAGGGCTGGCGCAGCAGTCCCTCCTTGACGGTGACGGCTTGTACGCGCTCTGGAGAGAAGATCAGCTCCTTTCTCTCCAGCAGCCCACGGGTGACGATGATTTGACGTCCAGCGCGTTCTACCGTAAACCCGGCGTACTGCACTGTGTAAAGAATGGCCGACAGCAGCCAGGCCAGGATGAATGCAGCTGCGGCGGCGGTGATCCAGCTTCCGGACAAGAGCTGACCGGCTTCCCGGAACAACCGGTTGTACATAGGGTCCGGAAGTAAATCGTCGGCCAAAGAGCCGATGGCTGCCAGAAACGCCAGGGCCAGCGAGAAGTTGGAGGAGGTCAGCGCGGCGAGCAGCAGCCTCCCCGGCGTCACTCGCAGCAGGACGGTACGTGCTTTCACCTCTCCAGGAGAAGAAGCCTGCTGACCAGCCTGATTCTCTGGAGGTTGTGGTTCAGGCTGCTCATTTCCCGGGAAAAGTGTCCCGGATGACTCCTCTTCAGCCTGCACATGCCGGGGCTCCTGCAGCCATAACTGCAGCTTTCGGGCTTCGGGCTTGGAGATGGCGGGAAGCTTGCCGCCGTCTTCATTCTTGCCGGAGGTTTCGATTTTGATCTGGGCCAGCCCGAGCAGCCTTTGAAGCAGCGGCTGCTCTACATGCACAGAGTGAATCCGGGCGATATAAATGGACTGCTCTTCCCGGAACCAGACTCCTTTTTGAAGCAATAGCTTGTCAGGCTTTAATTCGTAGGTAAACCGCCTCCATCTTCTCCAGCCGTAAAGCAGCAGCAGGATGAGCGTAACAACAAGGCTTAGCGAGCTCCACAGCCAAAAGACGGGCGGAAACGGATTGTCCCCCATCACTCGAACCAGCAGCAGCGCCAAAGCCGGCAGCAGTGTGCGGATCACGGAAGCCAAGGGGAAAAGGATATACCATCGGTGCAGCCGCTGCCGGGAATCCAGCTCAGACATCCTCATCCACCACCTGAGCCAGCTTTCCAATGACGGCCTTCAGCCGCTCTGCCTCTTCGCTGGATAGTGCCCGGATGACATGGGATTTGGCGGCCGTGACCACCTTGAGCTCTGCCAGTCCATAGCGGCGAAGCAGGGGACCGCTTTCCAGCTCTACATGCTGCACCCGGGTCATGGGAATGATCGTATCCCGCATAAAAAAGATCCCCGACGATATTTCCAGCTGCTCTGCCGATACCCGGAACCCGAAGGTCTCATGCCATAAGCGGGGTGCAGTAAGCACCAGCCACAGCGCAGCCGGGAGCGTCCCTGCAAGGGCGGCCCATCCGGGGAACAGCGGCCAGTCCTGACGGCCGGCAAGATAGAGATAGGCGGCTGCAAGGAGCAGGAATAAGGCGCTGCCGCCAATGCTGTAGATTCGATATACTTTGACCGTATCGGGATGGCAGCGCTGCAGCGCCTCTACGTGTTCTGACATGTTCATCATCCTCCTGAAACCCAATGATTAACAACGGACCTGTCGCTTCGGAGCAGGCCGGATTGTCTCATTGTAGCATACGACATCCTCTTCCCGCTTCTGTTGAGACGAAGCGCTTCACGGGGGCACCGAAGCAATAACAAAGCAGGCCGCGAATGGTGCTTCGCGGCCTGCTTTGTTATTGCTGCTTCAGTTCCTGCAGAGCTTCCTTCAGCTCGGGGTACCGGAAATGAAATCCATGACGCTCCGCCTTCATCGGGATGACCCGCTGGCCATCCAGCAGAATCATGGACAATTCTCCGAGGAGAGCCTTCAGGGCAAAGCCTGGCACTGGCAGCCAGTGCGGCCGATGATATACACTACCAGCGGTCCGTCCGAATTCGTCATTGGTGACGGGATGGGGCGAGGCGGCGTTGACAGGACCTGAGATGTCGGACCGGGTGATGCAGAACTCGATGAGAGAGACCATATCCTGAAGGTGAATCCAGGACATCCACTGTCTGCCGCTGCCGATCTTTCCGCCAATGCCCAGCTTATAGGGAAGAATCATCTTCGGAAATGCACCGCCGTCCTGACCGAGCACGACGCTGATCCGCAGCTTCACCAGGCGCTCTGCCTCAATGCCATCTGCCGCCTCTTCCCACGCCTGGACGACACGGGACGGAAAGTCCATGACTCTCGCCGGACTGCTCTCGTCGAAGGTCTCGGTGTCGGAGGTGCCGTAAATCGCCATCGCCGATGCCTGGATTACAACCGGGGGAGGACTGGAGAGCCGGGCCATCAGCCGGGCAACGGCCTCAACGGTTTGAAGCCGGGATGACAGGATGCTCTTTTTTGCCGCTTCCGTCCATCGCTGACTCAGCGAGGAGCCGGCGAGATTGATCAAGGCGTCCAGGCCTTCCAGCCGCTCTGGCTGCTGCTCCATCTCATCCCAAGTCACATAGGTGATGCTGCGCTCTAGCTCAGTCTGATCCTCCGAAGCGGGCCTGGATCTCGTCACCACCAGCACCTCGTGGCCTTCTGCAATCCACTTCTCACTCATGGCTTGACCTATAAATCCGGTCCCGCCGCATATTGCGACCTTCATCTGCCTTCCACCTGCTCTCTATATTCATGTGTAGTTTATCAAGTAGCGTTCATTAATATATACACGCAAAAGGGGGCTTTTGACAAGCAGGGTGCGGATGACTCAAAATACAGGTTTTTTTGCGAGAGAGATCAAACTTGACCAAGACTTAACACGGGGCAGGGGAGGAGTTAACAAAACCGCTTTATACTTGCACCTGTACAACCATAACCCCTTGTACATAGGGAGAGTGAGCGGAGGTCGAACGTACGATGATCAGCAGAAAGTTAGAAAAGCGGCCGAACTGGCTGGCCTGCATGCTGAGTGTGATCATGCTGGTATCCGTAATAGCGCCGGCTGCACCTGCAGCAGCCAATGAGGAAGAGCAGCGACTCGGAACGCTGATGGATGAACGGACCTGGATGATTGGACCGGGAGCGTCATACACCTGGAAGCAGCTGGAGGTGGAGCGCGGTCCGGAGCGGCTGCACATGATACAGTTTGATCCTGCACAGTCATCGCTGAGCCTGAAAGCCGCCAAAACGAATGGCAAGCTGTATGGCATGCAGCAGCTCAGCGCTATGGCGCAGGAGGTGGATGCCCAAGGCAACCGCGTTATTGCAGGGATCAATGGCGATTTCTATGATATGTCCAGCGGCGTGCCGACGGGGCTGTTTATGAGTGAGGGAGAACTGCTGAACAGTCCGCCTTCAGGCTGGAATGCATTTGGGATGAAAAGTGACGGGTCTACCCTTTATGGTCCCAGTCCATCGCTCATCCGCACTGTAGAGATTGGCGGACAGGAGCATACACTGACTGCAGTGAACCGCAGCCGGGGCACGGACGCACTCGTTTTATATACGGATTCTTTTCATAGCTCGACCCTGACCAATGATCTTGGAGATGAATATG is part of the Paenibacillus algicola genome and harbors:
- a CDS encoding response regulator transcription factor; its protein translation is MITVVIAEDQRMLLGALASLLDLEEDMQVVGTAGNGEDAVKLVHLRQPDICIMDIEMPLKSGLEAAEELRGQGCKIMILTTFARPGYFERALKAGAHGYLLKDSPSEELATSIRSIMQGRRIYAPELVDEAYGEENPLTPREKEVLGLIADGKNTKEIASELFLTTGTVRNYISVILDKLGVSNRIEAITRFKEKGWFK
- a CDS encoding TIGR01777 family oxidoreductase, which codes for MKVAICGGTGFIGQAMSEKWIAEGHEVLVVTRSRPASEDQTELERSITYVTWDEMEQQPERLEGLDALINLAGSSLSQRWTEAAKKSILSSRLQTVEAVARLMARLSSPPPVVIQASAMAIYGTSDTETFDESSPARVMDFPSRVVQAWEEAADGIEAERLVKLRISVVLGQDGGAFPKMILPYKLGIGGKIGSGRQWMSWIHLQDMVSLIEFCITRSDISGPVNAASPHPVTNDEFGRTAGSVYHRPHWLPVPGFALKALLGELSMILLDGQRVIPMKAERHGFHFRYPELKEALQELKQQ
- a CDS encoding chromate transporter; protein product: MVLEWLQVFISFLVSNVLGYGGGPASIPLMYEYIVAQRGWLSDYEFSNMLALGNSLPGPIATKIAAYVGYGVTGWVGFAAALTATVVPSAAALIILLKVLQKHRTSPVVKGMTLLVQPVIAIMMAVLTWQMAQSSAASIGLLQSLGIAAAAFWAMNIRKLHPALVILAAFAYGALVLSRSM
- a CDS encoding chromate transporter; its protein translation is MQLSLAMLRTGILGYGGGPSVIPLIRHEAVIRYGWLTLDEFGETLALANALPGPIATKMAAYLGYQQKKTPGAIIAVLSHILPTCFAMIALFSAVQVLSSSSIIAGMIAGVTPVIAVMLGTMAYEFGEKAVKGLGLAAGSLSFIIAFLLLQQIQLHPAVVIMLFLAYGAMHYKLLARWKRQRAARKEE
- a CDS encoding PH domain-containing protein — translated: MSELDSRQRLHRWYILFPLASVIRTLLPALALLLVRVMGDNPFPPVFWLWSSLSLVVTLILLLLYGWRRWRRFTYELKPDKLLLQKGVWFREEQSIYIARIHSVHVEQPLLQRLLGLAQIKIETSGKNEDGGKLPAISKPEARKLQLWLQEPRHVQAEEESSGTLFPGNEQPEPQPPENQAGQQASSPGEVKARTVLLRVTPGRLLLAALTSSNFSLALAFLAAIGSLADDLLPDPMYNRLFREAGQLLSGSWITAAAAAFILAWLLSAILYTVQYAGFTVERAGRQIIVTRGLLERKELIFSPERVQAVTVKEGLLRQPFRYSEVRLHVLTSGDDKQLVLHPMLRLSEVNSLMNSIVPQFQAQTIDTTPPRRALWLYIRSDAMLAAALSAGCIWIFEDLGLWSLLLLPLSLLHAIWAFRDAGMSLHEKQLTLRTRRLARHTRYVRRPQVVSFTVRSTRAQRKRRLRSFHVSLLSSQYDGKILGMEQDEVERVRQWFMKLEDTERNFCGEIKL
- a CDS encoding PH domain-containing protein: MSEHVEALQRCHPDTVKVYRIYSIGGSALFLLLAAAYLYLAGRQDWPLFPGWAALAGTLPAALWLVLTAPRLWHETFGFRVSAEQLEISSGIFFMRDTIIPMTRVQHVELESGPLLRRYGLAELKVVTAAKSHVIRALSSEEAERLKAVIGKLAQVVDEDV